Proteins encoded together in one Amblyomma americanum isolate KBUSLIRL-KWMA chromosome 1, ASM5285725v1, whole genome shotgun sequence window:
- the LOC144113235 gene encoding pre-miRNA 5'-monophosphate methyltransferase isoform X1, with product MAAPTPERGGSGSRAKYGNFNNYYQFNKPEERLKMLPKDLVAYCNLSDQSQVVALDIGCNSGVKSSAHAILCKNVELTTHLYRNLASSGMTDVKMLAIDIDSSLIECAKKNCSYPEAIEYMCLDITSNASVESLTAYLEKLGRDAFDVTFCFSVTMWIHLNHGDNGLKQFLETVSKNTHFLLVEAQLWKCYRSASRRMRRSNETEFQNLEALSMNVNVEDNIHDFLQGRCGLQVVECFGQTQWGRKVTLYKRKEAV from the exons ATGGCTGCGCCCACGCCTGAGAGAGGCGGCTCGGGAAGCAGAGCAAAATATGGAAATTTTAACAACTACTACCAGTTCAACAAACCGGAGGAGCGGCTGAAAATGTTACCAAAGGACCTTGTAGCCTACTGCAACTTGAGTGATCAGTCCCAAGTCGTCGCCCTTGACATTGGCTGCAATAGTGGGGTAAAGAGTTCCGCTCATGCGATTCTTTGTAAAAACGTG gagCTCACGACTCATCTTTACCGGAACTTGGCATCGTCGGGGATGACAGACGTGAAAATGCTCGCAATTGACATTGACAGTTCTTTAATTGAATGTGCCAAGAAGAACTGCTCATATCCCGAAGCGATTGAATACATGTGTTTGGACATTACCAGTAATGCCAGTGTAGAGTCGCTGACAGCCTACCTCGAAAAGCTAGGTAGAGATGCTTTTGACGTTACATTCTGTTTCTCAGTGACCATGTGGATTCACCTTAACCACGGCGACAATGGGCTGAAGCAGTTTCTTGAAACAGTCAGTAAAAATACACATTTTTTGCTAGTGGAGGCACAGCTTTGGAAATGCTACCGAAGTGCTTCACGACGCATGAGGCGAAGTAATGAGACCGAGTTTCAAAATCTCGAGGCACTAAGCATGAATGTCAATGTTGAAGACAATATCCATGACTTTCTGCAGGGCAGGTGTGGCCTTCAAGTAGTTGAATGTTTTGGCCAAACACAGTGGGGTAGAAAGGTGACTTTGTACAAGAGGAAagaagcagtgtga
- the LOC144113235 gene encoding pre-miRNA 5'-monophosphate methyltransferase isoform X2, whose product MAAPTPERGGSGSRAKYGNFNNYYQFNKPEERLKMLPKDLVAYCNLSDQSQVVALDIGCNSGELTTHLYRNLASSGMTDVKMLAIDIDSSLIECAKKNCSYPEAIEYMCLDITSNASVESLTAYLEKLGRDAFDVTFCFSVTMWIHLNHGDNGLKQFLETVSKNTHFLLVEAQLWKCYRSASRRMRRSNETEFQNLEALSMNVNVEDNIHDFLQGRCGLQVVECFGQTQWGRKVTLYKRKEAV is encoded by the exons ATGGCTGCGCCCACGCCTGAGAGAGGCGGCTCGGGAAGCAGAGCAAAATATGGAAATTTTAACAACTACTACCAGTTCAACAAACCGGAGGAGCGGCTGAAAATGTTACCAAAGGACCTTGTAGCCTACTGCAACTTGAGTGATCAGTCCCAAGTCGTCGCCCTTGACATTGGCTGCAATAGTGGG gagCTCACGACTCATCTTTACCGGAACTTGGCATCGTCGGGGATGACAGACGTGAAAATGCTCGCAATTGACATTGACAGTTCTTTAATTGAATGTGCCAAGAAGAACTGCTCATATCCCGAAGCGATTGAATACATGTGTTTGGACATTACCAGTAATGCCAGTGTAGAGTCGCTGACAGCCTACCTCGAAAAGCTAGGTAGAGATGCTTTTGACGTTACATTCTGTTTCTCAGTGACCATGTGGATTCACCTTAACCACGGCGACAATGGGCTGAAGCAGTTTCTTGAAACAGTCAGTAAAAATACACATTTTTTGCTAGTGGAGGCACAGCTTTGGAAATGCTACCGAAGTGCTTCACGACGCATGAGGCGAAGTAATGAGACCGAGTTTCAAAATCTCGAGGCACTAAGCATGAATGTCAATGTTGAAGACAATATCCATGACTTTCTGCAGGGCAGGTGTGGCCTTCAAGTAGTTGAATGTTTTGGCCAAACACAGTGGGGTAGAAAGGTGACTTTGTACAAGAGGAAagaagcagtgtga
- the Tim10 gene encoding translocase of inner membrane 10, giving the protein MAANMQLDPTKLQLVADLEIEMMSDMYNRMTAACQKKCIPTKYREADLSKGESVCLDRCVAKYLDIHERIGKKLTTLSMQDEELMKKMQEQQSTAQAHAK; this is encoded by the coding sequence ATGGCAGCCAACATGCAGTTAGACCCCACTAAGCTTCAGCTTGTAGCTGATCTAGAAATTGAAATGATGTCAGACATGTACAACCGCATGACGGCGGCTTGCCAAAAGAAGTGCATCCCCACCAAGTACCGTGAGGCGGACCTGTCCAAAGGCGAAAGTGTGTGCCTCGACAGGTGTGTGGCCAAGTACCTGGACATTCACGAGCGCATCGGCAAAAAGCTTACCACGCTGTCCATGCAAGACGAAGAACTTATGAAGAAGATGCAGGAGCAGCAATCTACCGCCCAGGCCCATGCCAAGTAG
- the LOC144113236 gene encoding cilia- and flagella-associated protein 298-B, with amino-acid sequence MVKLKVQCGNAVQFLVETSLSTTLDALIQDVTDIYSDVLVIRLAAANIESFARRLEKQPNAPKVTASTLAEPSVILAKVTAEALARVSNTQLESGKTVTKSLTENTKDMLKTTLSTLDLPKAMEGERNVLLVNMDKMDVENSLSGDDAKLWWAGKELCRGNELRKYFGSNEKTTVTVALSSQPPERSKSVAEAQFNEFLLSRMKRQKDLEELEPDEETQMHDRYSLRKYVHGLEDVKWKP; translated from the coding sequence ATGGTGAAGCTCAAAGTTCAGTGTGGAAACGCTGTTCAGTTTCTCGTCGAAACTTCTCTGAGCACTACGTTGGATGCGCTCATACAAGACGTCACAGATATTTACAGCGATGTTTTGGTCATCCGGCTTGCAGCAGCAAATATTGAAAGCTTTGCCAGACGGCTTGAGAAGCAGCCGAACGCACCAAAAGTTACTGCGTCGACTTTGGCAGAACCAAGCGTAATCCTGGCGAAAGTAACGGCAGAAGCGTTAGCGAGGGTGTCAAATACTCAACTGGAGTCTGGGAAAACTGTGACGAAAAGCTTAACTGAGAACACGAAAGACATGCTAAAGACAACTTTGTCCACCCTGGATCTTCCCAAAGCAATGGAAGGTGAACGAAATGTGCTGTTGGTGAACATGGACAAAATGGACGTAGAAAATTCGCTGTCCGGAGATGATGCTAAACTGTGGTGGGCGGGAAAGGAGTTATGCCGTGGAAATGAACTGCGGAAGTACTTTGGAAGCAATGAGAAAACCACAGTAACTGTCGCGCTGTCTTCGCAGCCACCGGAACGAAGCAAATCTGTAGCGGAAGCACAATTCAACGAATTCTTGCTTTCACGAATGAAGCGGCAAAAGGACTTGGAAGAGCTGGAGCCGGACGAGGAAACCCAGATGCATGACAGATATTCCCTGAGGAAATATGTGCATGGTCTTGAAGACGTAAAATGGAAACCTTAG